aaCTGGGGTTGTGGAGCGCAAGCATCGCCATATTATCCAGGTGGCTCgtgctttgaaatttcaggcTCATCTTCCTCCACGATTTTGGGGGGAGTGTGTTCTCACAGCCGTCCACATAATCAATCGATTGCCCTCTCCCATCCTTTCTTACCAAACTCCTTTCGAGCTTCTTTACTCCAAACcaccttctttttctcatcttcgGGTTTTTGGATGCTTAGCTTACGCCACAAATGTGCACCCTACTCATAAATTTGATACCCGAGCAATTTCTTCCATTTTCATTGGTTACCCGGTGGGCCAAAAAGCCTTCAAACTGTTTAACTTAACGACTAAAAAAGTTTTTACCAGTCGAGATGTTAGATTTCatgaagatgtgtttccttatgCCTCCACTCAGCCCACTCTTCCTTCTGCTCCGTTGGCCCATGACCCAGGCCCAATTCCACTTCTCCCTAATTCCATAGCCACCGATCTTGACTCCCAGGTCCCTCCCACGCGTCCTTCTTCTTCTCGTCCTTCCCGTTCTACCATAGACGCCGATCTTGGCGCTTCCTCTTTACCGCCTCCGCCACCGCCTCCTCCGCCTCCCATCCGTCAGTATTCCCGGCGACCCAAGCCGCCTGCTCCACCGCCCCTTGTCCCACCTCCTTCGTCCTTCTCCACCCCTGTTCCTACCCCCCTGTCGTCCCCGGTGCCAGGATGGTCCCCATCCCTACCATCTTCTCCGTCTCCTCCACCCGCAGCTATTTCCGGCCCACCACCGCTCCGTCGCTCCACCCGCTCCTCTGCGCCGCCTGCTCGGTTCGCCGATATCGACTTCTCCAAGCCTCAATCCAATGCTTGCTCTTACCAATCGCTCTCCTTCCCGCCAGGTCCTTCCAAAGGTACGCGGTATCCATTGGCAAATTATGTCTCTTATCATCGTTACACTCCTGCCTACTCCTCTTTTGTGGCTCAGCTCAGTGCCATATGTGAACCGTCCTCTTATTCTGAGGCGGCTACTGTTCCGGAATGGAGGGATGCCATGCGTTCTGAATTGGAGGCCTTGCAGGCCAACGGTACCTGGACCCTTACCCCGTTGCCCCCTGGGAAGATCCCTATTGGTTGTAGGTGGGTTTACAAGGTCAAGCTCAAGTCTGATGGTTCGATTGAACGATACAAGGCCAGGTTGGTGGCCAAGGGCTTCACGCAATTAGCAGGTATTGACTATCAGGACACCTTCTCTCCTACTGCTAAAATTGTTACAGTCCGTTGTCTCCTTGCTTTCGCTGCGTCTCGTGGTTGGTCCCTTTATCAACTCGATGTCAACAATGCCTTTCTCCATGGCAACCTGGATGAAGAAATTTATATGTCTCCACCGCCTGGGCTCCGGAGACAGGGGAGGAGCATTTGGTTTGTCGGTTGCATAAATCCTTGTACGGTCTGAAACAGGCTTCAAGGCAGTGGTTTTCTAGATTTTCAGAAGTTATTCGGTCTGCTGGCTTTGTGCAATCTAGAGCAGACTACTCTCTTTTTACCAGGAGGCAAGGCAAGTCTTTTACAGTCTTAttgatatatgttgatgatatattAATTACTGGCAATGATCCTGTGAGTATAGCTGATGTCAAGAAATTTTTGCATAAAACATTCCGTTTGAAAGATCTTGGCAATTTAAAGTATTTTCTTGGCATTGAAGTGTCAGCATCTAAGAAAGGGATATTTATTTGTCAGCGCAAGTATGCGTTAGAAATTATAAAAGATGCAGGGTTATTGGGTGCTGCTCCTGTTGACACACCCATGGAACGTGGATTAAAGTTGTCAGATAAGACTGAGTTACTCAAAGATCCAGAGAAGTATAGGCGTTTGGTTGGAAGATTGATTTATCTCACAGGAACGTGGAACGTGGATTAAAGTTGTCAGATAAGACTGAGTTACTCAAAGATCCAGAGAAGTATAGGCGTTTGGTTGGAAGATTGATTTATCTCACAGTGTCAAGGCCGGATATTACATATCCTGTTCATATATTAAGCAGGTTTATGCATCAGCCTCGAAAAGCTCATTGGGAAACAGCTTTGCGAGTGGTACGCTACCTCAAGTCAGCTCCTGGTCAAGGCTTGTTCTTTTCCTCAAATAGTGATCTTCGGCTACGAGCCTTTTGTGACTCAGATTGGGCAGGATGTCCACTTACAAGAAGGTCTACTACAGGGTATTGTGTGTTCCTAGGGCCTTCTTTAATTTCATGGAAGTCAAAACGTCAGAAAACAGTCTCTCTTTCTTCAGCTGAAGCAGAGTATCGTGCTATGACAGGAGCTTGTTGTGAATTAACTTGGCTACGTTATTTGCTTCAAGACTTGGGGATTTTACACCAGGAAACGGCATTGctctattgtgacaacaaggctgcTTTACATATAGCAGCAAATCCAGTGTTTCATGAACGTACAAGGCATATAGAAATGGATTGTCACTATATCAGGGATAAGATTCAAGATGGTTCAGTGGAGACACGATTTGTGAGTTCTGGAAATCAACTGGCTGATGTTCTAACTAAAGCTCTTGGGAAGGAGGATTTCGAACTtatgattcgcaagttgggTGTGCAGGATATCCACTCTCCAAcgtgagggggagtgttggaaaGAAGAGCAAAATTAGCATCTTGTATAACTGTTAACATTTAACACATTTACTCTATATCATCACATTAATTCTATATTATTAGACATTAATAGGGCTAGAATAACTGTCTTGTTTTGTATCCTAGAATCAAGCTGTATTATTGTATATATGTGCTACAGATCAATAGAGCAATCATCTCTCCAGCAAATCtgtctttgttgtttttcactTTTCAGCAATGAAGATTCACAAAGTTTCCTTTTATTCTTCTCAGGATACTCCGCATATGTGTAGGGACAGGGTTTCAAGAATTGAACCTGCATCTTCAAGTCCTGGATATTCCATCAAACCAGTGTGTTAAATAGGGACAGGGTTAAACTGGAGCATTTTAAGTAAAAACTTGCACTGGAATGAAATGGTTCGGTGCTCATACCATGTTCTTGGATGGCTTTGGCAACCATAGTATGAGAAAACCACGTGCATACAAAATGATCAGAAACTTTGGTTTGGGAAGGTCCTGATGATGAGCTAGCCTGTAGGAAGATAAAAAGGAATTGCATGTTGAGAATACTATAACCATCAAAGTGTCATACTTGCTTATACATGTATACTTCTGTGCATACACATTAATTGTGTATGTTTGCAAGTTCAATGAAGTCATGAAAAGTAACTAGACAAAAGAGGACCATAGTGTGCTCAGGGAAACCAAATTGGTCAAACACAATTAGCTGAACAGCAACAAGGCACTGTACAAATAATGATGGGAAAAAGAAAGTAAATCATTTTGGGATGAGATTATAGGATGCCAGCGTGAATTTTGAAATCTTTCAGCTAAAACTGAAAAGGTGGATAACTAAGTTTTCTGGAAGCAAAAGCACCAAAACCATAGATACATCTTTGATATTTGAGATATTTAATCACTGATTTTCGGGgggaaaaattaaaagaaaaaagccaCTAATCTACAGATAATTAAGAAATTTCGTTAGGACACCTAATGAGCCATAGTCACGTCCATTTCTGTTACTTGTACCTTGGAATGCTCAAATCTCTGTAAAAAAAACGGAAGAAACCTGAATATCATCCATATGCATTTTTACTAGTTAATTAGATGCAGAGTTTTCAAAAATATCCAGTGAAGAAACACTTTGCACAGTTGATAACGTACAAAGAAGGCCGGTATTTCACCTGCCCCAATGAACTCATCACAATCAATCTCCAAAGAAATATAAATCTGTACGTCAGATATAATGTTTACCTCCCCAGAGCCAGGATTAGCTGAAGAAGATAAAGTGAAGTTTTCAATCTCAAGCTCATCATCAGTATCCCAGTCAACATCATCACCATCTACCCGAGATGTATTTCCATCCTTAACAGGATATATAaacataaataagaaataaagaAGCAAATGAACTTGCAAATACTATAATTTTTACATACACAAAGCTCAAGAATTTAGTCCAATGAGGGTTCACTCAAGCATCATAACCAGAGTGAACCAGCAATACAATTAAAAAACATAGCTAGTATACCAAAGAGCTAAAGAATCGCTACCTGCAGTCCACATTCAGAAGAAAAGGcaatttaaatttaaaagatACCAAAGCCAACAAGGGCCACAACAATGCCTATTATGAAATCTCCCTGCAACCACTGCCTACCCACCTTCACCCTAAAAGTCCTGGTTGTCATTACATTCAATCAACCTCGAAATTGCCAACACACTACAATTTCACAAAACGATGTCATTAAGCATGTCATTGCCGCAACTCCACAAACTAATGATTTATTTTACTTTCTTATTACTATATGAATATCCTTTAATAAGAACAATATAGTAAACATCAAATTGAAGAGTGAGCACCTAAATATTAACCAGGGACTAAAAGAAATGAATGAATACAAGAACTTGAACAAAAAAACATGTACTATTTCTCTATATGTATGTGCAGCTACTTCAGCCCAGTGCAAAAGTTTCCAAGCTGTCCAAGTTAAAGCAAGAAATAATTTAATTCCTCGATTTGCATAAAATACTTTCTGAAACCAGGATTACAGTAATTCCTTGCCTTGTATGGTCTTTCAGAGTGGCCAGGGGTGGATCCCCTATATTTCTGCCAGTCCTACAATTCTTCAAGCGTGCAAGTTCTGCCACCAGTGCCACTGGTTTCCCCTGCAACCGGAATGTCAAAACCAATCAATATATCCTCATAAGGAGATATCCTACTGCTTGATTGAGTGGTTGTTTGGTTCAACTCTTGCACATCTTGCTCATATATCAGACGGACTCCACACTCCTTCACCTTTAGACCCGGCCCTCTGGTTTTAAATAAGAACTCAAGCTGACTGCAACTGTTTTGCCACCACTCTGTACCAAAGTATTTATCACGAGATACATAGAATAGCCACAGGTGATCTGACTTAACCTGGCAAAATTCTTCACTAAAGCGAAATGCAGGCTGTTTGCCATATACTTCCAATTTTCTTCCATCGAGCTTCAGGCAACATACAAGATGATGTGTTGCATTAAAAGTCTTGAATTCATCTCTACAAAGCTTATCCACCCGATGGTGCTTATGGAGTACAAAAACAGCACACAAAGCAAATCCCATAAGTCGACTGTTATTCCAATGTGCAGGTAGATATACACTTGAGGAACACCCAACAGTCCGATGGCTGAACCACTCAGGAATATTACTTCCAGGAATTACAATTTGGAAAGTTTCACTCTTATTAGAGATTCCCTGTGTAAGAAGAGATAGGTCGTTAGTTGATTAATGTCTATAAGTATATGAGCagacacgcacacacacactttGACAGGGAGTACCTGATACATGAATGTCTTCAGCATTTCAAATGCTATGTTattgcatccttgattgccatttagattgaagcaattgatgaaattgaaatatgattTGTTTAGTCTGTTCAAATTTGATGCATCAAACAAGTATTTCAGTGAAGTACAACCATCTGCCCTTAAATCAAGTGTACTATTTGATGGAAGGTCTGACAACTCTTGAAGTCTCTTGCAATTCTCCAAGTTAAAGTTCTCAAGCTTAGAAAGCAATCCAATGCCTGAAGGAAGGCGAACAAAATTGTTTCCACTTAGATTCAAGGTCACCAAAGAGGGAAAGTAACCAAATTCATTGGCAAATGCTCCTTCACCAAGATTGGAATTACTCAGGTTCAGATATGTTAAATTAGACAGACCAGATATAGGCAAGTGGAAACTCATTGGCTCTGTATTCACTTTTGTCACCAATCCAGAAGGCAAGAACTTATTTAAAGATCGCCAAATTACTTTGCATCCATGAAAGATTGAACCTCTCACATATTTTCTGTGATCATGGGTAGATGACATTTCTATTGCAGACCCACTATTCACATCAATTTCCTCAAAACAGTCCATCTCCCCCACATTTACCTGATGTCTGCCAAGTTTCAAGCATCCAGAAAGATTAAGATTTTCAACAGACTTCAATTTATTGATGGTGCTTGGGAGACAAACAAGATTTCTGCAGTTGCTTAGATTCAATGACACAAGGCTAGTCAGCCGTTCAATTGAAACAGGCAGTTCCTCAATAGCAGTCTcatcaagaaaaagcaccaacAAACGTTCCATATTTCCAACAAACTCAGGAATCTTCTTAACTTTTGAGCAGTTAGAAAGAATTAATGTTTCAAGAGATTCCATTTCAATTTTACTTGGCAGACTCTTGAGACTTTTGCAGTCTTTAAGATTCAGGACAATAAGCTTTTTGAGAAATCCAACGGATTGATGGATTCTTACCAAATTCTCACATCCTTCAAGATCTAAAGTCTCAAGATGCTGAACACCTGCGAGGTCTGGGGTCTCCACAATGTTTTGAGAATGGCAGAGTTTGATGAACTTCAACTTGTCAAAATTCTGCTCATAAAATCGAAACAGTGAGCCACCACACAAAACAGAATTTTTGCTTCATAGAGATAAATAAGTAGACTATTAACTAATAGCCATACCTTTGTTCCCTTCCAAAGCTGTTTAATGTTGCTGTGGCACAAGTTAAGTTCAATAAGTTCATCTGCTTCAAAATTTTTTGGGAGAGCTCTTAAGGGATACCCAGTCCATTCGAGGAGTCTCAAGGAATTAGAAAGACAAGAGAGGCCTTTGGGAAGGTCCACATTACGAATATGGAGAAGACTAAGTTGAGACAAATTTGAAAAGGCTCCTGGCTTCCAATGAGCCACTTGCAATTGAGTCAACTCCATTACCATGCCTTGGATTGAATCTGTTCCCTGATAATGAAAAACAAGAATAATAGCTTAAGTGCAGAACACAAAGAATACCAAGACCCAAGCAGATTACAAGTAAATCTGCCTTATTTCTTTTTTACACAAAAATTGAAGTGCAGAAcacaaataataataacatGCATAACTTTTTTTCATTATCAAACTCTGACCTTATTTCTCTCCAGCACCTTGTTGATGTCTTTATAAGACCATAATCTACTACGTTTGCCTGGCTCTTCAGGAGACTGTTCACGAACAATTTCCCAGCCCATTTCTTGTAGCAAATCATGCATCGACAGTTCGTTGTTGGAGATAGTTATGAGAGATCTATCAGCAAGAACATCTAAACCAATGACAGGTTCTAGCTGGCAATAGTCTAGTATTTGTGTCACACGATCCTTATCCTTGCCCTTGTAAAAGCAAGCAATATGTAggaatatttctttctctttttcatgCAGGTCATCAAAACTAATCCGAAGCACGTCAATAATGCGTTTATCTGGTGTGCTCCTTAGCCTATCTATTGCACTTGCCCATTTATCAGCCCCTCTACCAGATAGAAAAGAACCTAAAACCACGAGAGCCAACGGAAGCCCCTGAGCATACCCTAAAATATGGTAGCACAGATGCAAATAATTCTCTGGTGGGGGACATTTCTTAAAAGCCTTCAAGCTCAAAAGTTGAAGTGCTTCATTACAGTTTAACCCGTTAGCCTTGTATGTAGCATCAACATCATGTGCCTTTAACAACTGAATATCTGTGGTGGTTACGATAATTCTACTCCCTGGACCAAACCAGTTGCGACTTCCAGCCAATTTCTCTAATTGCGTC
This portion of the Rosa chinensis cultivar Old Blush chromosome 1, RchiOBHm-V2, whole genome shotgun sequence genome encodes:
- the LOC112200269 gene encoding TMV resistance protein N — translated: MASTASRRQWKYDVFLSFRGEDTRRGFTEYLYTALNEKGILTFLDDRDLEKGKSISPELLAAIEESRYAIVILSHSYASSSWCLDELVKIIQCIKEMGQQVFPVFYKVDPSDVRHQRGSFELKWEAQVQVREHEEVYGRNEDRLNAWTAALTKVANLSGWDYKNFSHEAKLIDEIVDHILKKSVYTSSSVDKGFIGMDSRIDDLLSNYICPQLRGVRFIGIHGMRGIGKTTVARAIHDEICQNFNRTCFLSNVREMSKNNGIVSLQEKLLSRILMTKIENIEDEYIGAAMIKRRSCRMKVLVVIDDVDQLTQLEKLAGSRNWFGPGSRIIVTTTDIQLLKAHDVDATYKANGLNCNEALQLLSLKAFKKCPPPENYLHLCYHILGYAQGLPLALVVLGSFLSGRGADKWASAIDRLRSTPDKRIIDVLRISFDDLHEKEKEIFLHIACFYKGKDKDRVTQILDYCQLEPVIGLDVLADRSLITISNNELSMHDLLQEMGWEIVREQSPEEPGKRSRLWSYKDINKVLERNKGTDSIQGMVMELTQLQVAHWKPGAFSNLSQLSLLHIRNVDLPKGLSCLSNSLRLLEWTGYPLRALPKNFEADELIELNLCHSNIKQLWKGTKNFDKLKFIKLCHSQNIVETPDLAGVQHLETLDLEGCENLVRIHQSVGFLKKLIVLNLKDCKSLKSLPSKIEMESLETLILSNCSKVKKIPEFVGNMERLLVLFLDETAIEELPVSIERLTSLVSLNLSNCRNLVCLPSTINKLKSVENLNLSGCLKLGRHQVNVGEMDCFEEIDVNSGSAIEMSSTHDHRKYVRGSIFHGCKVIWRSLNKFLPSGLVTKVNTEPMSFHLPISGLSNLTYLNLSNSNLGEGAFANEFGYFPSLVTLNLSGNNFVRLPSGIGLLSKLENFNLENCKRLQELSDLPSNSTLDLRADGCNNIAFEMLKTFMYQGISNKSETFQIVIPGSNIPEWFSHRTVGCSSSVYLPAHWNNSRLMGFALCAVFVLHKHHRVDKLCRDEFKTFNATHHLVCCLKLDGRKLEVYGKQPAFRFSEEFCQVKSDHLWLFYVSRDKYFGTEWWQNSCSQLEFLFKTRGPGLKVKECGGKPVALVAELARLKNCRTGRNIGDPPLATLKDHTRQGITDGNTSRVDGDDVDWDTDDELEIENFTLSSSANPGSGEVNIISDVQIYISLEIDCDEFIGAGEIPAFFRFEHSKVQVTEMDVTMAH